The Paramisgurnus dabryanus chromosome 3, PD_genome_1.1, whole genome shotgun sequence genome includes a window with the following:
- the cbx7a gene encoding chromobox homolog 7a isoform X1, which translates to MELSSIGEQVFAVESITKKRIRKGNVEYLLKWQGWSPKYSTWEPEDNILDPRLVLAYEEKEERERALAYKRKGLRPRHVVLRNIYPMDLRSAHKISEKNSPRIRLSLTRSMGTEIDQNGRRCREKRKNRHCRSKFVGDIKPFRQPNRSPVTTKDSNEKDWDGDEEDDEDEQKKKRKMMTNEEENATDLHQDIPSGHELSEGYNSSTEQESLITFRKTENSSSSFDSCEKPSEDTCPMIGPVLGATDGFENSTITETQKNEPVANTARGDDSVQVSHDTTSTDQSLLNNTSSETKDEGMLHKVQNRPSVIEVHSSAEKLKETGQLDVSEVKEKKDIDVEVTAECTALLQVPTDQSQASSITEVHTGKVIVTQVTLNSLTVTFKEATSAEGFFSHSGV; encoded by the exons ATGGAGCTGTCATCAATAGGAGAACAAGTGTTTGCCGTGGAGTCAATAACGAAAAAGAGGATAAGAAAG GGAAATGTGGAATATCTCTTGAAGTGGCAAGGATGGTCTCCCAA GTACAGTACCTGGGAACCAGAAGATAACATACTGGACCCTCGTCTTGTCCTTGCTTACGAAGAAAA AGAAGAGAGGGAAAGGGCACTGGCTTATAAGAGGAAAGGCCTGAGACCACGTCACGTTGTCTTGCGG AACATCTACCCGATGGACTTACGAAGCGCCCACAAGATTTCAGAAAAAAACAGCCCGAGAATCCGCCTGTCACTCACCCGATCCATGGGGACGGAAATTGATCAGAATGGGCGGCGCTGTAGAGAGAAACGCAAGAACAGGCACTGCCGGTCCAAATTTGTAGGTGACATAAAGCCATTCCGGCAACCAAACAGAAGCCCAGTTACTACGAAAGACTCTAACGAGAAAGACTGGGATGGAGATGAGGAAGACGATGAAGATGAGCAGAAGAAAAAGAGGAAGATGATGACAAACGAGGAAGAAAACGCAACAGATTTGCACCAGGACATTCCAAGTG GCCACGAGCTCTCCGAGGGGTACAACTCCTCGACAGAACAAGAATCTCTAATCACGTTCAGAAAAACTGAGAACAGCTCGTCCAGTTTTGACTCTTGTGAAAAGCCGAGCGAGGACACCTGCCCAATGATAGGTCCAGTTTTAGGAGCAACCGATGGATTTGAAAACAGTACAATCACAGAAACACAAAAGAACGAGCCAGTCGCAAACACTGCAAGGGGTGACGATTCAGTACAGGTATCACATGACACAACAAGCACTGACCAATCACTACTAAACAACACCAGTTCAGAAACTAAAGATGAAGGTATGCTTCACAAAGTACAAAACAGACCATCGGTAATCGAGGTACATTCCAGCGCAGAAAAGTTAAAAGAAACAGGTCAGTTAGACGTTTCGGAGGtcaaagaaaagaaagacatTGATGTCGAGGTCACGGCAGAATGCACAGCACTGTTACAGGTCCCGACCGACCAATCACAGGCTTCTTCCATCACCGAAGTGCATACCGGGAAGGTTATTGTGACTCAGGTGACACTTAATTCCCTGACCGTGACTTTTAAAGAGGCCACGAGCGCAGAAGGATTTTTTAGCCACAGTGGGGTGTAA
- the cbx7a gene encoding chromobox homolog 7a isoform X2, with product MVSQNIYPMDLRSAHKISEKNSPRIRLSLTRSMGTEIDQNGRRCREKRKNRHCRSKFVGDIKPFRQPNRSPVTTKDSNEKDWDGDEEDDEDEQKKKRKMMTNEEENATDLHQDIPSGHELSEGYNSSTEQESLITFRKTENSSSSFDSCEKPSEDTCPMIGPVLGATDGFENSTITETQKNEPVANTARGDDSVQVSHDTTSTDQSLLNNTSSETKDEGMLHKVQNRPSVIEVHSSAEKLKETGQLDVSEVKEKKDIDVEVTAECTALLQVPTDQSQASSITEVHTGKVIVTQVTLNSLTVTFKEATSAEGFFSHSGV from the exons ATGGTCTCCCAA AACATCTACCCGATGGACTTACGAAGCGCCCACAAGATTTCAGAAAAAAACAGCCCGAGAATCCGCCTGTCACTCACCCGATCCATGGGGACGGAAATTGATCAGAATGGGCGGCGCTGTAGAGAGAAACGCAAGAACAGGCACTGCCGGTCCAAATTTGTAGGTGACATAAAGCCATTCCGGCAACCAAACAGAAGCCCAGTTACTACGAAAGACTCTAACGAGAAAGACTGGGATGGAGATGAGGAAGACGATGAAGATGAGCAGAAGAAAAAGAGGAAGATGATGACAAACGAGGAAGAAAACGCAACAGATTTGCACCAGGACATTCCAAGTG GCCACGAGCTCTCCGAGGGGTACAACTCCTCGACAGAACAAGAATCTCTAATCACGTTCAGAAAAACTGAGAACAGCTCGTCCAGTTTTGACTCTTGTGAAAAGCCGAGCGAGGACACCTGCCCAATGATAGGTCCAGTTTTAGGAGCAACCGATGGATTTGAAAACAGTACAATCACAGAAACACAAAAGAACGAGCCAGTCGCAAACACTGCAAGGGGTGACGATTCAGTACAGGTATCACATGACACAACAAGCACTGACCAATCACTACTAAACAACACCAGTTCAGAAACTAAAGATGAAGGTATGCTTCACAAAGTACAAAACAGACCATCGGTAATCGAGGTACATTCCAGCGCAGAAAAGTTAAAAGAAACAGGTCAGTTAGACGTTTCGGAGGtcaaagaaaagaaagacatTGATGTCGAGGTCACGGCAGAATGCACAGCACTGTTACAGGTCCCGACCGACCAATCACAGGCTTCTTCCATCACCGAAGTGCATACCGGGAAGGTTATTGTGACTCAGGTGACACTTAATTCCCTGACCGTGACTTTTAAAGAGGCCACGAGCGCAGAAGGATTTTTTAGCCACAGTGGGGTGTAA
- the desi1a gene encoding desumoylating isopeptidase 1, translating into MDQHDSTFGVQLFIYDLSRGMARQLSPIMLGKQLDGIWHTSVVVYGEEFFYGGAGISSCPPGGTMLGPPDTVVELGNSEVTEEIFMDYLSSLGETTYSGDKYRLFEHNCNTFTNEVAQFLTGNKIPSYITDLPSEVLSTPFGQVLRPILDSIHIAPPGGNVINSQNHHS; encoded by the exons ATGGATCAACACGACTCGACGTTTGGAGTGCAGCTCTTTATTTATGATTTGTCGAGAGGAATGGCACGACAGCTTAGCCCGATAATGTTAG GAAAACAGCTTGATGGAATTTG GCATACATCTGTGGTGGTCTATGGAGAAGAGTTCTTCTATGGCGGTGCTGGGATTTCTAGTTGCCCACCG ggCGGGACGATGCTCGGACCCCCAGATACAGTAGTTGAGTTGGGAAATTCAGAAGTGACAGAAGAAATATTTATGGACTACTTGTCTTCTCTTGGAGAGACAACGTACAG TGGGGACAAGTACAGATTGTTTGAACACAACTGTAACACATTCACTAATGAGGTGGCCCAGTTTTTGACTGGCAATAAAATTCCCTCCTATATCACAGATCTGCCATCCGAGGTGCTTTCCAC gcCATTTGGTCAAGTGCTGCGGCCAATCCTGGACTCGATACATATTGCCCCGCCTGGTGGGAACGTGATTAACAGCCAAAATCATCACAGCTAG